One Sanguibacter sp. HDW7 DNA window includes the following coding sequences:
- a CDS encoding LysR family transcriptional regulator produces the protein MATDARRLAFLLAVHRAGGVLAAADLLHLTPSAVSQQIARLEREEGVTVLDRGPRGVTLTPAGRVLAEAAERIEVELVSARKQLVTLGDDVAGTVTIASFQTVTVAVLVPALIALKDAHPGVEVVLKDMEYGEGVRALRAGEVDIVLHERDERAQPNVARGQRDVPVLDEPWRLVVPATMPTPTSLHDLAGVRWVGPDPTTASARALGRLGAEIGAAPTTRHSFYDFGVALALVAAGEGVGLLPALALRAGVPDGVEVVTMPGLGSRRIVARHRQTRHEPGPAVASVIEAITTEAARITLG, from the coding sequence ATGGCGACAGACGCGAGAAGACTTGCCTTCCTCTTGGCCGTCCACAGGGCTGGAGGAGTCCTGGCGGCCGCTGACCTGCTGCATCTCACACCCTCCGCCGTCTCTCAGCAGATCGCGCGCCTCGAGCGGGAGGAGGGCGTCACCGTTCTCGACCGCGGGCCGCGCGGCGTCACGCTCACGCCCGCGGGGCGTGTCCTCGCCGAGGCCGCCGAGCGCATCGAGGTCGAGCTCGTCTCCGCCCGCAAGCAGCTCGTCACCCTCGGGGACGACGTCGCGGGCACCGTGACGATCGCGTCCTTCCAGACCGTCACCGTCGCCGTCCTCGTCCCGGCTCTCATCGCCCTCAAGGACGCGCACCCGGGCGTCGAGGTCGTGCTCAAGGACATGGAGTACGGCGAGGGAGTGCGCGCGCTGCGCGCGGGCGAGGTCGACATCGTCCTCCACGAGCGTGACGAGCGCGCGCAGCCCAACGTCGCGCGCGGCCAGCGCGACGTTCCAGTGCTCGACGAGCCCTGGCGCCTCGTCGTGCCCGCGACCATGCCGACGCCCACCTCGCTCCACGACCTCGCGGGCGTGCGCTGGGTCGGTCCCGACCCGACGACCGCGTCGGCACGTGCGCTCGGCCGGCTCGGCGCCGAGATCGGTGCCGCACCGACGACGCGTCACTCGTTCTACGACTTCGGCGTCGCCCTCGCGCTCGTCGCCGCGGGCGAGGGCGTCGGGCTGCTCCCGGCCCTCGCGCTGCGCGCGGGCGTGCCCGACGGCGTCGAGGTCGTGACGATGCCCGGGCTCGGGTCGCGCCGCATCGTCGCGCGTCACCGCCAGACCCGCCACGAGCCCGGACCGGCCGTGGCCTCGGTCATCGAGGCGATCACGACGGAGGCCGCGCGCATCACGCTCGGGTGA
- a CDS encoding VOC family protein: MSISIASAMVTVDSQDALALARWWSRATGAPFTLEHEEFSMLAPTDGLPTLGFQRVDDPTPGKNRLHLDLHVTDRVAAVDELVALGARLVADHAEGGNEWTTLADPDGNLFCVN, from the coding sequence ATGAGCATCTCGATCGCCTCGGCCATGGTCACCGTCGACTCCCAGGACGCGCTCGCGCTGGCGCGATGGTGGTCGCGCGCGACCGGCGCGCCCTTCACCCTCGAGCACGAGGAGTTCTCGATGCTCGCCCCGACGGACGGCCTCCCCACGCTCGGGTTCCAGCGGGTCGACGACCCGACTCCCGGCAAGAATCGCCTGCACCTCGACCTGCACGTCACCGACCGCGTCGCCGCCGTCGACGAGCTCGTCGCCCTCGGCGCCCGCCTCGTCGCCGACCACGCCGAGGGCGGCAACGAGTGGACGACGCTCGCGGACCCGGACGGCAACCTCTTCTGCGTCAACTGA
- a CDS encoding alternate-type signal peptide domain-containing protein, which yields MDKLTKGLLAAGLGGALLIGGGTTLAYWTDDASVDGAGITAGTLEITAAPTADDGWTVTHGTTTTDVAAIAALRIVPGDTLTHTSTYTLTAVGDNLRIDAQADDATIAPATSAAADVALAARLAADASVTVDGTPIADFVATTGTHDVVISVALTWPFDGSGSPAADNAARGGAVDLDDFAVTVRQVQG from the coding sequence ATGGACAAGCTCACCAAGGGACTTCTCGCCGCCGGCCTCGGCGGAGCGCTCCTCATCGGCGGCGGCACGACGCTCGCCTACTGGACCGACGACGCCAGCGTCGACGGCGCGGGCATCACCGCCGGCACGCTCGAGATCACCGCGGCCCCCACGGCCGACGACGGCTGGACCGTCACCCACGGCACCACGACGACCGACGTCGCCGCGATCGCGGCACTGAGGATCGTCCCGGGCGACACCCTCACCCACACCTCGACGTACACGCTCACAGCCGTCGGGGACAACCTCCGCATCGACGCCCAGGCCGACGACGCGACGATCGCGCCCGCGACCTCGGCCGCCGCCGACGTCGCGCTCGCCGCGCGACTGGCTGCCGACGCGAGCGTCACCGTCGACGGCACCCCGATCGCCGACTTCGTCGCCACCACCGGGACCCACGACGTCGTCATCTCCGTCGCCCTCACCTGGCCGTTCGACGGCTCCGGCTCGCCGGCCGCCGACAACGCAGCGCGTGGCGGTGCCGTCGACCTCGACGACTTCGCCGTCACCGTCCGTCAGGTCCAGGGCTGA
- a CDS encoding LPXTG cell wall anchor domain-containing protein, whose translation MRHRAIIAVLLAAVLGGASSGAAWARWQARVPVHGGIQVTRVVTLPAPVEPSTPVVPSAPAETSALSESVEPASPVEPAETAGPVEPAAAVGPARAEGAGTVVPAVYSAAVHSAASTARARAVRTAAADGTVEGSAGILVSADGRTFAPDLTTGIFPDTTRMVPGGTTSADLWVRSSGDVDARLRLELLDVAADDPDLAAALTLGVDAVADGTATTTPTTVAEADACTVLVRDIDLPAGRTVHLRATAALGNLVGTQGQGSSATFRYRVVASDTRLTAPEDPGACAEGEPDGASTAPPTTPQPDDGADGPGTLPATGAQVVLLAAGASAMLLLGGMLRRRRGGQRSVAAASSAPTDARRP comes from the coding sequence ATGAGACACCGCGCGATCATCGCCGTCCTGCTCGCGGCCGTCCTTGGCGGCGCGTCGTCCGGCGCCGCGTGGGCGCGCTGGCAGGCGCGGGTTCCGGTGCACGGCGGTATCCAGGTCACGCGGGTCGTCACCCTGCCCGCACCGGTCGAGCCCTCGACGCCGGTCGTGCCCTCAGCACCGGCTGAGACCTCCGCGCTGTCGGAGTCCGTCGAGCCTGCCAGCCCCGTCGAGCCTGCCGAGACGGCCGGCCCTGTCGAGCCCGCCGCAGCGGTGGGACCGGCCAGGGCCGAGGGCGCCGGGACCGTCGTCCCCGCCGTCTACAGCGCCGCCGTCCACAGCGCCGCGTCCACCGCCCGAGCCCGCGCCGTCAGGACCGCGGCCGCCGACGGGACCGTCGAAGGATCCGCAGGGATCCTCGTCTCCGCCGACGGCCGCACCTTCGCTCCCGACCTCACGACCGGGATCTTCCCCGACACGACGCGGATGGTCCCCGGCGGAACGACGAGCGCCGACCTCTGGGTGCGCAGCAGCGGCGACGTCGACGCCCGCCTCCGCCTCGAGCTGCTCGACGTCGCGGCGGACGACCCCGACCTCGCCGCAGCGCTCACCCTCGGCGTCGACGCCGTCGCGGACGGCACGGCCACGACGACCCCCACGACCGTCGCGGAGGCCGACGCCTGCACGGTGCTCGTCCGCGACATCGACCTCCCCGCAGGTCGTACGGTGCACCTGCGGGCGACGGCAGCGCTCGGCAACCTCGTCGGCACCCAGGGCCAGGGATCCAGCGCGACGTTCCGCTACCGCGTCGTCGCGTCCGACACGCGCCTTACCGCCCCCGAGGACCCCGGGGCGTGCGCCGAGGGAGAGCCCGACGGCGCGAGCACCGCACCGCCGACGACGCCGCAGCCGGACGACGGCGCCGACGGTCCGGGCACGCTGCCCGCGACGGGCGCCCAGGTCGTCCTGCTCGCCGCAGGAGCGTCCGCGATGCTCCTCCTCGGCGGGATGCTGCGCCGGCGTCGTGGCGGCCAGCGTTCCGTAGCCGCCGCGTCGTCCGCGCCGACCGACGCCAGGCGCCCGTGA
- a CDS encoding signal peptidase I — translation MVSRTASVVSRIVLLAGLALVVLVVVVPATTGAVALAVLTGSMAPTYPAGSLVVVRPVDVDELRAGDVVTYQAESGRATLVTHRVTGVEHRSDGTLRLVTQGDANRVPDPEPVRAEQVVGQVWYAVPHVGRLTTALDGHTRGAALALVAGALLAHGAWHVVTGLRERRRRPVAAPAAASGSEHRPGRAA, via the coding sequence GTGGTCAGCCGGACGGCGTCGGTCGTCTCACGCATCGTCCTTCTCGCGGGGCTCGCGCTCGTGGTCCTCGTCGTCGTCGTGCCGGCCACGACGGGCGCCGTGGCGCTCGCCGTCCTCACGGGTTCGATGGCGCCGACGTATCCGGCCGGCAGCCTCGTCGTCGTCCGACCCGTCGACGTCGACGAGCTCCGCGCCGGAGACGTCGTCACCTACCAGGCGGAGAGCGGGCGAGCGACCCTTGTCACCCACAGGGTGACGGGGGTCGAGCACCGCTCCGACGGCACCCTGCGCCTCGTCACCCAGGGCGACGCCAACCGCGTGCCCGACCCCGAGCCCGTGCGTGCGGAACAGGTCGTCGGTCAGGTCTGGTATGCCGTCCCGCACGTCGGGCGGCTCACGACCGCGCTCGACGGTCACACCCGCGGTGCCGCGCTCGCGCTCGTCGCAGGTGCTCTCCTCGCGCACGGCGCGTGGCACGTCGTCACCGGGCTCCGCGAGCGTCGCCGCCGCCCCGTGGCCGCGCCCGCCGCAGCGTCCGGCAGCGAGCACCGTCCTGGGCGTGCCGCCTGA
- a CDS encoding low molecular weight phosphotyrosine protein phosphatase codes for MLRVMTVCTGNICRSPMAEIVLRHHLEEAGLGGHVTVDSTGISDEEHGRPVDRRARTALEARGYVVGDHRARRVRADELPARDLVLAMTQHHARVLRSMLPLGDERVVMFRAFDPTAPAVVDGDERVLDVDDPWYGGSEDFETCLDQVEAAAAGVVAHVRALLAARA; via the coding sequence ATGCTCAGGGTCATGACGGTGTGCACGGGCAACATCTGCCGGTCACCCATGGCGGAGATCGTGCTGCGGCACCATCTCGAGGAGGCAGGTCTCGGCGGCCACGTCACCGTCGACTCGACGGGCATCTCGGACGAGGAGCACGGCCGGCCGGTCGACCGTCGGGCACGGACGGCGCTCGAGGCGCGCGGCTACGTCGTCGGCGACCACCGTGCCCGACGCGTCCGGGCCGACGAGCTCCCTGCGCGTGACCTCGTGCTCGCGATGACGCAGCACCATGCGCGCGTCCTGCGGTCGATGCTCCCGCTCGGGGACGAGCGCGTCGTGATGTTCCGCGCGTTCGACCCGACCGCGCCCGCCGTCGTCGACGGCGACGAGCGCGTGCTCGACGTCGACGACCCCTGGTACGGCGGGTCCGAGGACTTCGAGACGTGCCTCGACCAGGTCGAGGCAGCGGCCGCCGGCGTCGTCGCGCACGTGCGCGCTCTGCTCGCGGCACGCGCCTGA
- a CDS encoding pyridoxal phosphate-dependent aminotransferase — MKVSQRAAVSPFAVMQIIAAANARRAAGQDVINLCAGEPVTGASDAVRERAREFLDGRSLGYTEALGAPALREALAGHYARWYGLDVDPARIAVTTGSSGGFMLAFLAAFDVGDRVALVRPGYPAYRNILASLGCEVVELAAGADVGYAPTPAMLDVAHAEAPLAGLVVASPANPTGTMIDAARLTELAAWCAEHDVRLVSDEIYHGIVHDRARWPGATAAHHLGTGAVVVSSFSKYWAMTGWRLGWLVLPEDLLEPVDALAGNVALCPPALAQHAAVAALEPAGYAAAARDAEQYGRSREVLLARLGELGWHDVAPADGAFYLYADISASGLDSREWCARLLDEAGVALTPGTDFDPVDGHRWVRLSFAQEPTTITAAVDRIVAWQRTLTSS; from the coding sequence ATGAAGGTCTCGCAGCGTGCCGCCGTCTCGCCGTTCGCCGTCATGCAGATCATCGCGGCCGCCAACGCACGCCGCGCCGCCGGCCAGGACGTCATCAACCTGTGCGCGGGCGAGCCCGTCACGGGCGCGTCCGACGCGGTCCGTGAGCGGGCGCGGGAGTTCCTCGACGGCCGCAGCCTCGGCTACACCGAGGCGCTCGGTGCGCCAGCGCTGCGCGAGGCGCTCGCGGGTCACTACGCGCGTTGGTACGGGCTCGACGTCGACCCCGCGCGGATCGCCGTGACCACCGGCTCGTCGGGCGGGTTCATGCTCGCGTTCCTCGCGGCGTTCGACGTCGGCGACCGCGTCGCCCTCGTCCGCCCCGGCTATCCCGCCTACCGCAACATCCTCGCGTCGCTCGGCTGCGAGGTCGTCGAGCTCGCTGCGGGAGCCGACGTCGGCTACGCGCCGACCCCCGCGATGCTCGACGTCGCGCATGCCGAGGCGCCGCTCGCGGGGCTCGTCGTCGCGAGCCCCGCCAACCCGACCGGCACGATGATCGACGCGGCCCGGCTCACCGAGCTCGCCGCCTGGTGCGCCGAGCACGACGTGCGGCTCGTGAGCGACGAGATCTACCACGGCATCGTCCACGACCGCGCGCGCTGGCCCGGCGCGACCGCCGCCCACCACCTCGGCACCGGTGCTGTCGTCGTCTCGTCGTTCTCCAAGTACTGGGCCATGACCGGGTGGCGCCTCGGCTGGCTAGTCCTGCCCGAGGACCTCCTCGAGCCCGTCGACGCGCTCGCGGGCAACGTCGCGCTGTGCCCGCCCGCGCTCGCGCAGCACGCGGCCGTCGCCGCGCTCGAGCCCGCGGGCTACGCCGCGGCCGCGCGCGACGCCGAGCAGTACGGGCGCTCGCGTGAGGTGCTGCTCGCGCGCCTCGGCGAGCTCGGCTGGCACGACGTCGCGCCGGCCGACGGTGCGTTCTACCTCTACGCCGACATCTCCGCGTCCGGGCTCGACTCGCGCGAGTGGTGCGCGCGGCTGCTCGACGAGGCCGGCGTCGCCCTCACGCCCGGGACGGACTTCGACCCCGTCGACGGGCACCGCTGGGTGCGGCTGTCGTTCGCGCAGGAGCCCACGACGATCACGGCGGCCGTCGACCGCATCGTCGCGTGGCAGCGGACGCTCACGTCGTCCTGA
- a CDS encoding ABC transporter permease subunit: MRLIAAELLRARSRRATWIILSALVGLCLFFLGGNFVSTHMPTAQDRQYAQEAFEESTKYWEENGQADYDSCVSDATLGNSTPEDWGCSGILEKPVLENFLWSPPGFAERVTSDTSGLLILAAAIMVLLGASLTAAEFASGSLGNWLTFAPRRTPVFFSKLAAPAVIALGAALLVAALSVLGTFAWTELRGIPSPEPLETDKLVWMILRSTGVVVVAGVLGAALGALLRHTAAVIGVVGGYFVVVEMVFAGIFWESGLQRWFLSTQLQAVTQGKASYYVQVCTWNEEQQYRTCESLEKFVTAADATLFLGSIGLVLVVVSWLVFRRRDVH; this comes from the coding sequence ATGCGACTCATCGCTGCAGAACTTCTCCGCGCCCGGTCGCGTCGCGCGACGTGGATCATCCTCAGCGCGCTCGTCGGGCTGTGCCTCTTCTTCCTCGGCGGAAACTTCGTCTCGACGCACATGCCGACCGCGCAGGACCGCCAGTACGCCCAGGAGGCCTTCGAGGAGTCCACCAAGTACTGGGAGGAGAACGGGCAGGCGGACTACGACTCGTGCGTCTCCGACGCGACCCTCGGCAACAGCACCCCGGAGGACTGGGGCTGCTCCGGCATCCTCGAGAAGCCCGTCCTCGAGAACTTCCTGTGGTCGCCACCCGGCTTCGCCGAGCGCGTCACGTCGGACACGTCGGGACTGCTCATCCTCGCGGCAGCGATCATGGTCCTCCTCGGCGCGTCGCTCACTGCGGCCGAGTTCGCGTCCGGCTCGCTCGGCAACTGGCTGACGTTCGCGCCGCGTCGTACCCCGGTGTTCTTCTCGAAGCTCGCCGCCCCCGCTGTCATCGCCCTCGGCGCGGCCCTGCTCGTCGCGGCCCTCAGCGTCCTCGGCACGTTCGCGTGGACCGAGCTCCGCGGCATCCCGTCGCCGGAACCGCTCGAGACGGACAAGCTCGTCTGGATGATCCTGCGCTCCACGGGTGTCGTCGTGGTCGCGGGTGTGCTCGGGGCGGCGCTCGGCGCGCTCCTGCGGCACACGGCCGCGGTCATCGGCGTCGTCGGCGGTTACTTCGTCGTCGTCGAGATGGTCTTCGCGGGCATCTTCTGGGAGTCGGGCCTGCAGCGCTGGTTCCTCTCGACGCAGCTCCAGGCTGTGACGCAGGGCAAGGCGTCGTACTACGTCCAGGTCTGCACGTGGAACGAGGAACAGCAGTACCGGACGTGCGAGAGCCTCGAGAAGTTCGTCACGGCAGCCGACGCGACGCTGTTCCTCGGCTCGATCGGTCTCGTGCTCGTCGTCGTCTCGTGGCTCGTGTTCCGACGCCGCGACGTGCACTGA
- a CDS encoding ABC transporter ATP-binding protein has translation MTTTFDGASPGDLAIMTRGLRKTYRSATGRRSVAVQGLDLDVPVGGVHGFLGPNGSGKTTSIRMLLGLIHADAGSMNVLGYEIPRQLPSVISRVGAIVEQPKFFPTISARRNLEILAKGIGAPDRAVAQVLEDVGLTERGKDLYKTYSLGMKQRLAIAATLLKDPDLLIFDEPTNGLDPAGIHEIRETMRSLGASGKTVLVSSHILSEVEHVADTVTIIGRGRTLAQGRVKDLLDAQSTTTVRVGVADPDGAERVLREGGLTVVREGATLNVTGADDPAEITRRLAHHELYVSELVAQRAGLEQFFLELTAGEGPGTSAGVPLPTHSSGQHAGPSAPPPPQAPSPNPYDRPTSTEGGEA, from the coding sequence ATGACGACGACTTTCGACGGCGCCTCACCGGGCGACCTCGCGATCATGACGCGCGGGCTGCGCAAGACGTACCGCAGCGCCACCGGGCGGCGCTCGGTCGCTGTCCAGGGCCTCGACCTCGACGTACCGGTCGGCGGCGTCCACGGCTTCCTCGGCCCCAACGGCTCGGGCAAGACCACGTCGATCCGCATGCTCCTCGGCCTCATCCACGCCGACGCCGGCTCGATGAACGTCCTCGGGTACGAGATCCCGCGCCAGCTGCCGTCTGTCATCAGCAGGGTCGGCGCGATCGTCGAGCAGCCCAAGTTCTTCCCGACGATCTCCGCGCGCCGCAACCTGGAGATCCTCGCCAAGGGCATCGGCGCCCCCGACCGCGCGGTCGCCCAGGTGCTCGAGGACGTGGGCCTCACGGAGCGCGGCAAGGACCTGTACAAGACGTACTCGCTCGGCATGAAGCAGCGCCTCGCGATCGCCGCGACGCTGCTCAAGGACCCCGACCTGCTGATCTTCGACGAGCCGACGAACGGCCTCGACCCCGCAGGCATCCACGAGATCCGCGAGACCATGCGGTCGCTCGGCGCCTCGGGCAAGACGGTGCTCGTCTCGAGCCACATCCTCAGCGAGGTCGAGCACGTCGCCGACACGGTGACGATCATCGGCCGCGGCCGCACTCTCGCTCAGGGCCGCGTCAAGGACCTGCTCGACGCACAGTCGACGACGACGGTCCGCGTCGGCGTCGCCGACCCGGACGGCGCGGAGCGCGTGCTGCGGGAGGGCGGGCTCACCGTCGTCCGCGAGGGCGCGACGCTCAACGTCACGGGCGCCGACGACCCCGCGGAGATCACGCGCCGCCTCGCGCACCACGAGCTCTACGTCTCCGAGCTCGTCGCGCAGCGCGCGGGCCTCGAGCAGTTCTTCCTCGAGCTCACGGCCGGGGAGGGCCCGGGCACGTCCGCAGGCGTGCCGCTGCCGACGCACTCGAGCGGGCAGCACGCCGGCCCGAGCGCGCCGCCTCCGCCCCAGGCCCCGTCACCCAACCCCTACGACCGACCGACGAGCACCGAGGGAGGGGAGGCGTGA
- a CDS encoding LuxR C-terminal-related transcriptional regulator, which yields MQPTEAHATGARLTPREIVVLTHLSDDVTLDDVARELFVSRNTVKTQVRSVYRKLGITTRAEAVAHARRLGLREDS from the coding sequence ATGCAGCCCACCGAGGCACACGCGACCGGAGCGCGGCTCACGCCGCGCGAGATCGTCGTCCTGACGCACCTCAGCGACGACGTCACGCTCGACGACGTCGCACGCGAGCTCTTCGTCAGCCGCAACACTGTGAAGACCCAGGTGCGCAGCGTCTACCGCAAGCTCGGGATCACGACGCGCGCCGAGGCCGTCGCCCACGCCCGCAGGCTGGGCCTGCGCGAGGACTCCTGA
- a CDS encoding (deoxy)nucleoside triphosphate pyrophosphohydrolase: MERTQVVAAIIVDDLDAPSRVLGARRVRPERLAGRWEFPGGKVEPGESTDAALARELQEELAVTVRAGAELVGPHDDGWHVTDRHAMRLWFAVLTSPEPVPLAEHDELRWLDATSIDDVPWLDGDLEIVDALRPLLRR; this comes from the coding sequence ATGGAGCGCACACAGGTCGTCGCGGCGATCATCGTCGACGACCTCGACGCGCCCTCCCGCGTGCTCGGTGCGCGCAGGGTGCGCCCGGAGAGGCTCGCGGGACGCTGGGAGTTCCCGGGCGGAAAGGTCGAGCCCGGAGAGAGCACCGACGCTGCGCTCGCGCGTGAGCTCCAGGAGGAGCTCGCGGTGACCGTCCGTGCCGGCGCTGAGCTGGTCGGCCCGCACGACGACGGCTGGCACGTCACCGACCGCCACGCGATGCGCCTCTGGTTCGCGGTCCTCACGAGCCCGGAGCCCGTGCCGCTCGCCGAGCACGACGAGCTCCGCTGGCTCGACGCGACGAGCATCGACGACGTCCCCTGGCTCGACGGCGATCTCGAGATCGTCGACGCCCTGCGGCCGCTCCTGCGCCGCTGA